ATTGGGGGGAAATTATGACACAGTATTATAATCTGTCACTTTTAGTTTGAGAAGTTATAAAAAGAGAATGCAATCTTGTGAGCAAATACTATACAGacattgcctacctagagtttgaatataacatttcctctccccgacggagttatatttttcccaagggattatattttgcccgaagccacagcgctgagggaaaatattctcccgagggaaaaatatagcttcggaggggagttgaaatgttatttattaaaacgatagaccaggcaatatctgttatattatatagtctatgAGGATTCACCATCAGAGAATGCCTTCATCATCTGGCTTcaacccgaaattcttgctacagctctgatccgtcataatagaaaaaaattggaaaatacatcaagcgcgttcttcatgcaatcgatgcgttaacactagcgcgtacatcaaataaactacctGATTGCGCAACTTGTAAGCAGCGAGTGATGTCACCTTAGcgaatataacgccgcaattgacaatacagcgcagttatattcactgaggtgacgtcaaaacctagaatataccaaatgcgatcctcgcagctattatcacgtgatggcgtatattgacctatcactgattcgaatctacataagctatgtaatataataaaccattttatagttgaaatattgtatgaaatatacaGCATCctgacaaagaaaatgaaaatgtgacatTTATTAGATTATGATGCTTTTCAAAGACAAATGAAAGTACACATACCTTTTATTGCATAATTTCCCATAAAttaaatttgcaatcaattaaaatgcaactcgaaaataaaacatatcaaCAATTTCCAAATGATCAATTGCACACAACCTGACTCGAGTCTTCACTCATATAATCTAAATGGAAAGTATAATTTAATATCAATACCTCGCCTCCATGGCCGTCATAAATCCCACAAAATTTTTCAGTCACTCCATCCTTCTCTCCCGTCGCGTAATCAAAGCGATCTTCCATCCCTGGACGACGTCCTTGAATTGAGTACACAGCAACATTGTCTTTTAAAAGTTCCCAATGTGCCACATCACTTTGACTTTCAAATTGTTTATAGCTAGATCTGTGGCTAGCATGACTGTACTTTAAATGCCCATTACTCCTTCCTAGTCCCCCTTTGTTCAGGCCGGGAATCCGCATGATCACTGGTGGGCCAGGCCCGGCGTCTGAGTGCATAAGTGTCCGTCTAAACACCGAGCGGAGGATGTGATCTCGATGAAAGACATAACCATAGAGAAATAACAATGCGAAAACCACCGCAActgtttcatatttcaacaaaGTTCCACGAACAAAGCGGCTGAACAATGCTATAAGTGTCATCTTGAAATCGTAACAAGTTAACGATCTATTCACTACATTTttgcaaaaataatgatgaatggaAATGACATCTTTCCTTCTCTACGTCTGTCTGCTGCTACATCGATAACAAAGACGTAACGCCCTCTACGTAAAATCATCAATACggtaatcataatcataatcacccACTGATCTAGATCAGTGTAATCACCCCCAAaagctagaccaaaagctttagtCTCTGTATTttcgttgttccgctgaactgcgttggctggggattatagtaaaatgtcagaaattgttgaataaatccccagaaacgacggttattcctgtctacccAAAAGCGtcaatcaccttttcatgaaaattcgaacattaacatttcaatttcaaaactgCGGCCTCAAAGCTGAAGATggataaattatttttcaagagTCTGACGTAtatgaattatttcaatttgCCCATCAGAATAAAATGCTCggtttaatttgtttatttctttattttgctgGGATGATGTGCTAATACTATAAGCCGATGACGTCACATACAATTTTTTCATGTACGtacattttaatgtaaaattatTAGCAAAATCGTTTCCTTTATTAATCtaatatatttctcttttaatGGACGTCCCCGAATTCACACtaaaatattaatgattttaccTAGGCATTTTACATAATTCATTCCAataagatgaataaaaaaaagttttgcatAATTTCTTGGAGGGATTAGAAAATCCCCAAAAGAAGCGATCGAGCGTGTGATGTCTTTTGTTTTCCATTATCACGATTGTGCCAAGGTTTCATTCGTGGTGCAATCTTTTATTTCAAGTTAGCACAATTTAAAATTACAGAAGTTTCTAATACTTTTCCATTCGATTTCGCagaaatttttttgttttatttttttatatttgtgtaaatcaacactttttaaaatgtcGGATCCAAATTACCCGCGtacgcttttttttttaaggacaagtccaccccaacaaaaaagtgatttgaataaaaagagaaaaatccaacaagcataagattgaaataaaaaacaaaaagaaatagtgagtgagggacatcatcgactgtctcattcgCATGTCACTcatttgtgcatatcactgttttgtgaaaaacaagcaaaactttaaaatgtcatattttcagcgttatgctagtttgacttttctctatttattcaaatcaacatttttccggggtggacttgacctttaaatgtatATATGCATGTTGTCCTTTAATATTAAAAGATGTTGCCTGTTGGAACATCAAGCCTTGTAAGAGGATTACCATACACAATCATGGTTCCAGTTATTAGTGCACTTATGAAGAAGGTATccattctggaaaaaaaaacatttacttttccaaatgaaatattatatgcTGATAATTATATCTTCTGTTTTCAAAACTGCTCTTTGCTACATGAACATTTTGTCAGATTTCTAGACTATGTATcactttattattctttttgaaCATAATACCAATGAATATCTCGCCGGACTAAATTTTTCTGAGCCGGGGGATGGGCCAAACACAGAcagactttttactttttagCCTAATAAAACTTTGCGACAATGATCAAACAAGGATAAACTCTCAggcaattctcgctaccccaaatagcgatttcgccgagatccgggaaaaatccctgtaacgcgcattgcattatgggatagcttttcggtattacaacttcctgttcggaagtccaatgcactgttttgcaattcagatcaacagtgccgtcatccaCAACAACACATCGTCGCTTTCGCTCTGAAAGTTCGTgttcacaaccctctctttcacgatatagtttaacggccttttctgctcaagtcactaattctgcccgacgctttaatcattgcacggtattcctctgtcagttaagatttttttaagttccgaaacagatttttatccattttgtggtcgacgaaaaattgaactgaatgaatgctgtagtgtatatatttagcgtctagtcgaatacgatcgtgatgtcaggccggtcgctaaatgcaaaattttaagatattcgttttttgttttattttttaataaccaaataaaaacatgaataaaaattattttcacgtgaaataaatgttttatttgatttataattcaaatggaattaaaactgaccaaattaaatgaaaagtattataatctgtacatattacgctgattggcatcgatttcagcgtggtggaaataCCGTACGTACCAACCACAGTTCAGTGGTACCAACTCaatatcgcgaacctcgcgcgagcatgactctgaaccggaagtggtgatgacgacccgacggagtgaaaattatctcgtctcgcgcattatgagatttttgttcctatttggggtagcgagaattaacattttcaaaagggCAGACTATCATGTTATGTATAATGCCCTACTTGGAGAGTGACATGTAGGTCTACTTTTGGGATTTTCGCTATCTGGGCTTGGCATATAACTGTATAGGAACTAGGTGAGCAAAAAATAAtctgatatattttcatttttatttttcaacaagTATATACACACTCATTCCAAGAATACTTACAGCATTTCCAATATatcattcaaatcattttgttaaagaGCACAGTTTATCAAATTCATGTGCTCGAGGAGTCAAGGGCAGGGTTGGCCAATTCAAATCGCGATTTTAGACCTAAATCactacattatttttttgtaatcattgatttaaatcacttccattgaaacaaatgattgatgatttttttttatgttgcagttttatttatgttttactcAAAATAAAGAGATTTTCATATCAGCCAAACATGAATAAACCCTTCATAATACTCACAGCAATTGAAATCAAGTCAATAAAATCAAGTTAATCTTGCAAAATCAAAGATGTACATGTGGCCTATAAAGTTATTCAAATTATGAAGATGCTTTAAAACGATGCAAACTGGATACACTAAAAGATAGACGTGAACAATTATGCTCTGATGTTGCAGTATCTGTGAGCAAAAACCTATTGTAAGAACTGGTTACCGGAAAGAAACGTTGTTGGCATGACTTTACGCAATAAACAAAAGTATTCAATACAAACTAATGCAGGACCTCCCGTTTTAAACAGATTTCATCTCCTTAATAACTCGTGAAGTGcatattttcatcataattcCATTTTGTATACTGGATTCTTTTTAATGTACCATTCGTTTTATCATTATTCCATTATTGTTTTATGCTACATGTGCAATTGTTATACTTttgtaaatacatacatttcagCTTTTTAGCTGCAGTATGTGTATGATTGTTTTActggaaataaataaaccatgaaataaaaatgaaatataaagcgGAAAACACTTCGACCCTACGGCCATATTCACATTAACTAATATTGCTCTCCAAAACTAACAGTTATCCATAGCAATAGCACTTCAgaacaaataatatatacaaatttaaaaagaggaatttaaaaaagaagcCCTGAACTTGTAAGGCTGATTTCCATCAGATAATTTTACCAGGATGGGTTTTAACTTAGGCCTCAGACTTTCTGTATATATACGATTGTGCTTCATTCAGTGGGTACACTGAGAAAGTTTCAGTAATCCATGTATAACATGCATGCTCTATATATAGGTAGATGACACTAAATCATGGCAACAACCATACATTTAGTGCCCTATATGCCAAAAGCCGGGGCCAAAAGTGAGCAttcatttttgtacatttttcagTGAATGTGTTGAATTGGG
This region of Lytechinus pictus isolate F3 Inbred chromosome 16, Lp3.0, whole genome shotgun sequence genomic DNA includes:
- the LOC129279473 gene encoding protein phosphatase 1L-like: MTLIALFSRFVRGTLLKYETVAVVFALLFLYGYVFHRDHILRSVFRRTLMHSDAGPGPPVIMRIPGLNKGGLGRSNGHLKYSHASHRSSYKQFESQSDVAHWELLKDNVAVYSIQGRRPGMEDRFDYATGEKDGVTEKFCGIYDGHGGEFAAEFTEKLLSQSVLARLATAKRRQQHVNHSQILIEEILAVDEKFLTVAKSNEDMAG